In Anaerolineales bacterium, a genomic segment contains:
- a CDS encoding exopolysaccharide biosynthesis protein gives MSVQFQDTKMSLSATLESIATEVSEGEGEITVRQLLALVGEQGLILFIMILTIPFLTPLPLPGISTVFGAIIMLISVGIILNRVPWLPAFLMKRAVKREQLIPVLKRGAALIHRIEGLIRPRLLGLSGSSAVNRLNGLMLFAGGVLLILPLPVLPLSNFLPGWGLLLLGAGILQRDGYFIAVGWVLNIITFLYFAAVAVAVLVAGGSILQLIREPAAATITPTPGVFFDLLRGLLRF, from the coding sequence ATGTCTGTTCAATTCCAAGATACAAAAATGAGCCTCTCGGCAACGCTTGAATCGATTGCCACAGAGGTTTCCGAGGGCGAAGGGGAGATCACCGTTCGGCAGCTTCTCGCCCTTGTTGGCGAACAGGGCTTGATTCTGTTCATCATGATTCTGACGATTCCCTTCCTCACGCCGCTCCCGCTCCCCGGCATCAGCACCGTCTTTGGGGCGATCATCATGCTGATCAGCGTTGGGATTATCCTGAATCGCGTCCCCTGGCTGCCCGCCTTTCTGATGAAACGGGCGGTAAAACGGGAGCAACTGATCCCTGTCTTAAAGCGCGGCGCGGCATTGATCCACCGCATTGAAGGGCTGATTCGCCCGCGCCTTTTGGGTTTGTCTGGCTCGTCGGCGGTCAATCGCCTGAATGGGTTGATGTTGTTTGCCGGTGGGGTGTTGTTGATTCTCCCTTTGCCCGTTTTGCCGCTCTCGAACTTTCTGCCCGGTTGGGGGTTACTGCTCTTGGGGGCGGGCATCCTCCAGCGCGACGGCTATTTCATTGCAGTGGGGTGGGTGCTGAACATCATCACCTTCCTTTATTTTGCCGCTGTCGCCGTGGCGGTGTTGGTGGCGGGGGGGAGCATCCTCCAATTGATCCGCGAACCTGCCGCCGCGACGATCACTCCCACGCCTGGGGTGTTCTTCGATCTCTTACGGGGACTGCTGCGCTTCTAG
- a CDS encoding RtcB family protein, which translates to MNGHDLLTLGFPEGKIIGLALRAVSKAAEDGTPEMDIRRTLEALLNDPTSYGDDPLYGEVARLLIDYMTPSAQPNLQTYAPYAIWGKQGIDPGAITQMERAVRLPISVRGALMPDAHVGYGLPVGGVLATHNAVIPYAVGVDIACRMRLTIFDTTPHIMEQKRDKFRKLLETLTCFGTGQTWDTPRHHPVMDDPVWREHSLIGRFKDTAWKQLGTSGSGNHFVEFGSLSVNEPFALPSGQELATGKYLALLSHSGSRRLGFEIANHYTEIAMNKWASLPKDYQHLAWLDLNSGAGEEYWVAMELAGRYASANHAIIHEQIIDALRFDVLGGVENHHNFAWKEIIEGQTLIVHRKGATPAGEGFLGVIPGSMIAPGYVVRGRGKAESLFSAAHGAGRKMSRREAFGRFDWDALKRNLKRQNVELLSAGLDEAPGAYKDIEQVMAAQADLVTTLAEFQPRMVKMDGSTGKNYAPED; encoded by the coding sequence ATGAATGGTCACGATCTCCTCACGCTTGGCTTTCCAGAGGGAAAGATTATTGGTCTGGCGCTGCGGGCGGTGAGCAAAGCAGCAGAGGACGGCACTCCTGAGATGGACATTCGGCGCACGCTAGAGGCACTCCTCAATGATCCCACGTCCTATGGTGATGATCCCCTATATGGCGAGGTAGCCCGCTTGCTGATCGATTACATGACGCCCTCGGCACAACCCAACTTGCAAACCTATGCCCCCTACGCCATTTGGGGGAAACAAGGGATCGATCCGGGGGCGATCACCCAGATGGAACGTGCTGTGCGCTTACCCATCTCGGTGCGGGGGGCGCTGATGCCCGATGCCCACGTAGGCTATGGATTGCCTGTCGGCGGTGTGCTGGCGACACACAATGCGGTGATTCCCTACGCAGTGGGCGTTGATATTGCCTGTCGAATGCGCCTGACGATTTTTGACACGACACCCCATATCATGGAGCAGAAACGCGACAAATTTCGCAAACTGCTGGAGACCCTCACCTGTTTTGGAACGGGGCAGACATGGGACACACCGCGTCACCACCCCGTGATGGACGATCCCGTATGGCGCGAACACTCCCTTATCGGGCGCTTTAAGGACACCGCCTGGAAGCAGCTTGGGACAAGCGGTTCGGGAAACCATTTTGTGGAGTTTGGCAGCCTCTCGGTGAACGAACCGTTTGCCCTTCCCTCAGGGCAAGAACTCGCCACAGGGAAGTACCTTGCCCTGCTCAGCCATAGCGGAAGCCGCCGTTTGGGGTTCGAGATTGCCAACCATTACACCGAAATTGCCATGAACAAATGGGCGTCGCTGCCGAAGGATTACCAACACCTTGCATGGCTAGATTTAAACTCAGGCGCGGGAGAGGAATATTGGGTGGCGATGGAACTTGCCGGGCGCTATGCCAGCGCCAACCACGCGATCATCCATGAGCAGATTATCGATGCCCTTCGGTTTGACGTGTTGGGGGGGGTTGAAAATCACCATAACTTTGCATGGAAGGAAATTATTGAAGGGCAGACGTTGATTGTCCACCGCAAAGGGGCAACACCCGCTGGTGAGGGCTTTCTCGGCGTGATTCCAGGGAGCATGATTGCCCCCGGCTATGTCGTGCGGGGGCGGGGGAAGGCAGAGTCGCTCTTTAGCGCGGCGCACGGAGCGGGGCGAAAAATGAGCCGTCGTGAGGCATTCGGGCGCTTTGATTGGGATGCCCTCAAGCGGAACTTGAAGCGGCAGAATGTCGAACTGCTTTCGGCGGGGTTGGATGAAGCCCCCGGCGCATACAAAGACATTGAACAGGTCATGGCGGCACAGGCAGATCTTGTAACAACGCTTGCCGAGTTCCAGCCGCGCATGGTCAAGATGGATGGTTCAACGGGGAAAAACTACGCCCCAGAAGATTAA
- a CDS encoding SDR family oxidoreductase — protein MTKLAHTKYSSGFSGVTFDLKGKVALVTGAGEGVGRALALRLAAAGAAVGVNDINPDRADALAETITNAGGRALPWAADISNKFQMAGFIETMRDSFTHLHLFVNAAGVLRASSFLKLDDYDWRRILEVNLTAAFYGMQLAGRVMAEEGGGAILNLASVYGLARTRPNQAAYVASKAGLIALTRQAAGELAPLKVRVNALCVAEIEEDGAESTPTNPMQRLGTPDEAAAMGIFLLSEAASFITGQAVCVDGGLSGG, from the coding sequence GTGACAAAATTGGCACACACAAAATACTCATCGGGGTTTTCGGGCGTCACCTTCGACCTAAAAGGGAAGGTTGCTCTCGTTACCGGAGCGGGGGAAGGGGTGGGGCGAGCGCTGGCGCTCCGCCTTGCCGCAGCGGGTGCGGCGGTGGGCGTCAACGACATTAATCCAGATCGCGCCGATGCCCTTGCCGAGACGATCACGAACGCCGGCGGGCGGGCGCTCCCCTGGGCGGCAGATATATCAAATAAATTCCAAATGGCGGGATTTATCGAAACGATGCGCGATTCCTTTACGCACCTTCATCTATTTGTCAACGCGGCAGGTGTGCTGCGGGCATCCTCGTTTCTAAAACTGGACGATTACGATTGGCGGCGTATCCTAGAGGTCAACCTGACCGCCGCCTTTTATGGGATGCAGCTTGCCGGGCGGGTGATGGCAGAAGAAGGCGGCGGGGCAATTTTAAACCTTGCCAGCGTCTATGGGTTAGCGCGTACACGCCCCAATCAGGCGGCGTATGTCGCCAGCAAAGCCGGACTGATTGCCCTCACCCGTCAGGCAGCGGGGGAGCTTGCGCCCCTGAAGGTGAGAGTGAATGCGCTCTGTGTGGCAGAGATTGAAGAAGACGGGGCAGAAAGTACGCCCACAAACCCGATGCAACGGCTTGGGACGCCTGACGAAGCGGCAGCGATGGGGATTTTTTTGCTCTCTGAGGCGGCATCGTTCATCACCGGGCAGGCGGTCTGTGTCGATGGCGGGCTTTCGGGGGGGTAA
- a CDS encoding FHA domain-containing protein, whose protein sequence is MLVSGVPAETSTFIRTGKTKDLPAQPPGIATGSLSAPQHPNAVSLYIANTSTPLVLYIPDQVVLGRYTANQNSSMPLADLTPYKAYGYGVSRQHALLKRTGKGLCVEDLASANGTFLNGTRLPPNAPTLIHKGDRLTLGQLEMEIYLSEG, encoded by the coding sequence TTGCTGGTAAGCGGAGTCCCTGCCGAAACATCAACCTTTATTCGCACCGGAAAAACAAAAGACCTTCCCGCACAACCGCCCGGCATTGCCACAGGCTCGTTATCCGCGCCCCAGCATCCGAATGCTGTTTCTTTGTACATCGCCAATACAAGCACACCGCTTGTGTTGTATATCCCCGATCAGGTCGTCTTGGGGCGTTATACAGCAAACCAGAACTCATCCATGCCCCTTGCCGATCTGACGCCGTACAAAGCCTATGGCTATGGGGTCTCGCGCCAGCACGCCCTTTTAAAACGAACGGGGAAGGGCTTGTGTGTGGAAGATTTGGCAAGTGCGAACGGCACATTTTTGAATGGGACGCGCCTGCCTCCCAACGCGCCGACGCTCATCCATAAAGGGGATCGTCTGACATTGGGACAATTGGAGATGGAAATCTACCTTTCAGAGGGGTAA
- a CDS encoding endonuclease MutS2: MVTVTGLMMDEKSAHVLELPKILDQLAAHSSFSAGAELIRALRPSADIREVRDWQQQTTEARTLLEAKSDITLGGARDVREAAVQATRGIVLEPQMLLDIRGTLRRATTLKRTLGRLRHQFSALGGIAERLEECAGLQGEISRAIDDNGSIYDSASPKLALIRRDMRIASERLQAKLNSLITNSNNAKYLQEQLVTQRNGRYVVPLRAEFKGRIPGIVHDSSSSGATLFIEPLATVELNNAVRELELAEEDEIRRILRDISEIVAGEVEYIIATVEGLAELDMIFAKARYALSLKATAPRLVDFRDITEITHDDKHPGGTIRLEGARHPLLNPRTVVPLDLALDPQTYALVITGPNTGGKTVALKTTGLLILMAQCGLHIPANDGAELSVFDAIYADIGDEQSIEQSLSTFSSHMTNIIHILNEASRRSLVILDELGAGTDPAEGSALARAILIDLLERGVTTLVTTHHPELKIFSQSYKGVRNASVEFDVQTLRPTYRLVVGIPGRSNALAIAKRIGLPEAIIERARAMVGTEDLIADDLLDELQRTREETRNARNAAVAQQEKADGLVRELRQRLDEVEREQRDTLATARRIADRELEDLRKEIRGMRQKLQTAAQPIEAIKRLEESAFNLKPSIDLLPAPETLDLRLPEDDAPKYRLGERVWVLPLKAEGEVTEVTASDIEVAVGRLRVRAKLDEVERRGESERKEKARENRSERGASPGLELDLRGARVEDALEKVDGYLDAAYMAGLPFVRIIHGKGTGALRKAIRDVLHAHPLVSKYTRGEEKEGGDGVTVVNLVPPG; encoded by the coding sequence GTGGTGACAGTCACAGGGTTGATGATGGACGAAAAATCGGCGCATGTCTTGGAACTGCCGAAAATCTTAGACCAACTCGCCGCCCATAGCAGCTTTTCTGCGGGCGCTGAACTGATCCGCGCCTTGCGCCCCTCGGCGGATATTCGGGAGGTGCGTGATTGGCAGCAGCAGACAACAGAGGCACGCACGCTCCTTGAAGCGAAATCGGACATTACGCTAGGCGGGGCGCGGGATGTCCGTGAGGCAGCCGTTCAAGCCACACGCGGGATTGTCCTTGAGCCGCAGATGCTCCTTGACATTCGCGGGACGCTCCGCCGCGCCACGACCCTAAAACGGACACTAGGGCGGCTGCGCCACCAATTTTCGGCGTTGGGGGGCATTGCCGAACGCTTGGAAGAATGCGCCGGCTTACAGGGTGAGATCAGCCGCGCCATTGATGACAACGGCAGCATCTATGACAGTGCCTCGCCCAAACTGGCGCTGATTCGTCGGGACATGCGCATCGCCTCCGAACGCCTCCAAGCGAAACTGAACAGCCTGATCACGAATTCCAATAATGCGAAATACCTTCAAGAGCAGCTTGTCACCCAACGCAACGGGCGTTATGTCGTCCCCTTGCGGGCGGAGTTTAAGGGGCGTATTCCCGGCATCGTCCATGATAGCTCCTCCAGCGGGGCAACTCTCTTTATTGAGCCGTTGGCAACGGTGGAATTAAACAACGCCGTTCGCGAACTAGAGCTTGCCGAGGAAGACGAAATTCGGCGGATTTTACGGGATATTTCGGAGATTGTGGCAGGGGAGGTGGAGTACATCATCGCCACCGTTGAAGGCTTGGCAGAACTCGACATGATCTTCGCCAAAGCCCGCTACGCGCTCAGCCTGAAAGCAACCGCCCCCCGTTTGGTAGACTTCCGCGACATCACCGAAATCACCCACGACGATAAACATCCGGGCGGCACCATCCGTCTTGAGGGGGCGCGACACCCACTCTTGAACCCCCGCACTGTCGTCCCCCTTGACCTCGCTCTTGACCCCCAAACCTATGCGCTGGTGATTACCGGACCCAACACAGGCGGAAAGACCGTCGCCCTGAAAACGACGGGGCTGCTCATCCTTATGGCACAATGTGGGCTGCACATCCCCGCCAACGACGGGGCGGAACTCTCCGTTTTTGACGCCATTTACGCCGATATTGGCGACGAACAAAGCATTGAGCAATCCCTCTCCACCTTTAGTTCGCACATGACGAATATTATCCATATTCTGAATGAGGCATCACGGCGTTCTCTGGTAATCTTGGACGAACTGGGGGCGGGAACAGACCCAGCAGAAGGGTCGGCGTTGGCGCGGGCGATCCTGATTGACCTCCTCGAACGGGGTGTGACGACGCTGGTGACGACGCATCACCCCGAACTGAAAATCTTCAGCCAATCCTACAAGGGAGTTCGCAACGCCTCTGTTGAATTTGATGTTCAAACGCTGCGTCCAACGTACCGTCTCGTTGTTGGAATACCGGGACGCTCGAATGCCCTTGCCATTGCCAAACGGATCGGCTTGCCAGAGGCAATTATTGAGCGGGCGCGGGCGATGGTAGGGACGGAAGACCTGATTGCGGACGATCTGCTGGACGAACTGCAACGCACCCGTGAGGAAACGCGCAACGCCCGCAATGCGGCTGTTGCCCAACAAGAGAAAGCTGATGGGCTTGTCCGCGAACTGCGCCAGCGGCTAGACGAGGTGGAACGCGAGCAGCGCGATACGCTTGCCACTGCCCGCCGCATTGCGGATCGGGAATTGGAGGATCTGCGCAAGGAAATTCGCGGGATGCGCCAGAAGTTGCAGACCGCCGCTCAGCCGATTGAGGCGATCAAACGCTTGGAGGAATCGGCGTTCAACCTAAAACCATCGATTGATCTTCTCCCCGCGCCAGAAACGCTTGATCTGCGCCTTCCCGAAGATGATGCGCCAAAGTACCGTCTGGGTGAGCGCGTGTGGGTGCTGCCTCTGAAGGCAGAGGGCGAGGTGACGGAAGTCACGGCGTCAGACATTGAGGTAGCAGTAGGGCGCTTGCGCGTGCGGGCAAAACTGGACGAAGTAGAGCGGCGGGGTGAGAGCGAACGGAAAGAAAAGGCGCGGGAAAACCGCTCCGAGCGCGGAGCGTCCCCCGGACTAGAGCTTGATCTACGGGGAGCACGGGTGGAAGATGCCCTAGAGAAGGTCGATGGCTACCTTGACGCCGCATACATGGCGGGCTTGCCCTTTGTGCGGATCATTCATGGGAAAGGGACGGGGGCGCTCCGCAAGGCAATTCGTGACGTACTGCATGCCCATCCGCTGGTGAGCAAATACACACGGGGAGAAGAAAAAGAAGGCGGCGATGGGGTGACGGTGGTTAATCTTGTGCCGCCCGGCTAA
- a CDS encoding phosphoglycerate kinase has product MNKKTIRDLALGGKRVLVRVDFNVPLEDGKITDDTRITAALPTLKAILAQNPRSVVLMSHLGRPKDGVPDPKFSMRPVAQALQKLLQQAVVFLEDPFAETSYKQADNAAEGSVILLENTRFFPGETKNDPELAKKFARYGDIFVNDAFGSAHRAHSSTEAVAKLLPAVAGLLMEKELDYLATALENPKRPLVAILGGAKVSDKIKVIEALLSKADHVLIGGGMANTFFAAQGRAMGKSLVEAEAVETAKGLLAKAGGKLVLPVDAVIADAFKNDAQTKIAPTSADVPEGWQILDIGPKSVAKFITILVDAKTIVWNGPMGVFEMPSFAHGTNSIAQVLAGLTPRGALTIIGGGDSAAAVSQAGLEDMLTHISTGGGASLELLEGQALPGVVALNDK; this is encoded by the coding sequence ATGAATAAAAAAACAATTCGCGATCTTGCCCTCGGTGGAAAGCGCGTCCTTGTGCGGGTTGATTTCAACGTCCCGCTGGAAGATGGGAAGATCACCGACGATACGCGCATCACCGCTGCCCTTCCGACACTGAAGGCAATCCTGGCGCAGAATCCCCGTTCTGTCGTTCTGATGAGCCACCTCGGACGCCCGAAAGATGGCGTCCCCGATCCAAAATTCTCCATGCGTCCGGTGGCGCAGGCGCTCCAGAAATTACTTCAGCAAGCGGTGGTATTCCTTGAAGACCCCTTTGCCGAAACGAGCTACAAGCAGGCGGATAATGCCGCCGAGGGCAGCGTGATTCTGCTAGAGAACACCCGCTTTTTCCCCGGCGAAACGAAAAATGATCCTGAGTTGGCGAAGAAATTTGCCCGTTATGGGGATATCTTTGTGAACGATGCCTTTGGGTCGGCGCATCGGGCGCATAGCTCTACGGAGGCGGTGGCGAAGCTGCTCCCCGCTGTTGCCGGTCTGCTGATGGAAAAGGAACTAGATTATCTGGCAACAGCGCTGGAAAACCCGAAGCGCCCCCTTGTGGCGATCCTCGGCGGGGCGAAGGTTTCCGACAAAATCAAGGTGATCGAGGCGCTGCTGAGCAAAGCCGATCACGTCCTCATTGGGGGCGGGATGGCGAACACCTTTTTCGCTGCGCAAGGGCGGGCGATGGGAAAATCACTCGTTGAGGCAGAGGCAGTGGAGACGGCAAAGGGGCTGCTTGCCAAAGCTGGCGGAAAGCTCGTTCTGCCCGTAGACGCGGTGATCGCCGATGCCTTCAAAAACGACGCGCAGACGAAAATCGCCCCCACCAGCGCTGATGTGCCAGAGGGCTGGCAAATCCTCGATATTGGACCGAAGTCTGTCGCCAAATTCATCACCATCCTTGTCGATGCCAAGACAATTGTCTGGAACGGACCGATGGGCGTTTTCGAGATGCCGAGTTTTGCGCATGGGACGAACAGTATTGCGCAAGTCTTGGCGGGGCTGACCCCACGCGGGGCGCTGACGATCATCGGCGGGGGGGATTCGGCGGCGGCGGTCAGTCAGGCAGGGTTAGAGGACATGCTCACGCACATCTCAACGGGCGGGGGGGCAAGTTTGGAACTGCTAGAAGGGCAGGCGCTTCCGGGCGTTGTGGCGCTGAACGACAAGTAA
- the gap gene encoding type I glyceraldehyde-3-phosphate dehydrogenase, with protein MAIRVGINGFGRIGRQVLRAIRDKYGKEVDVVAFNDLGDLPTMAHLFRYDSSYGIYPGSIEATEKSLIVDGDEIRAYAEKDPAKIPWGDIGVDIVLESTGIFTDGDKAKAHLAGGAKKVIISAPAKGEDITIVMGVNHDKYDSAKHHIVSNASCTTNCLAPAAKIVNDKYTIKRALMTTVHSYTNDQKILDLPHKDLRRARSAALSIIPTSTGAAKAISLVIPELKGKFDGIALRVPTPTVSLVDFVAEVEKPVKKDELIAAFREAAAGPMKGILAVADDPMVSVDFKGNPHSSIVDAEFTQVMSETMIKVMTWYDNEWGYSVRCADLMILMGKML; from the coding sequence ATGGCGATTCGTGTAGGCATTAACGGCTTTGGACGCATTGGGCGTCAGGTGTTGCGGGCAATCCGCGATAAGTATGGGAAAGAGGTGGATGTGGTTGCCTTTAACGACCTCGGTGACCTCCCCACGATGGCGCATCTGTTCCGCTACGACTCCAGCTATGGGATTTACCCAGGCAGCATCGAGGCAACCGAGAAATCACTCATTGTCGATGGTGATGAAATCCGTGCCTATGCCGAAAAAGACCCGGCGAAAATTCCATGGGGAGACATCGGCGTCGATATTGTCCTTGAAAGCACGGGCATTTTCACCGACGGCGACAAGGCAAAGGCGCACCTTGCGGGCGGGGCAAAGAAGGTGATCATCAGCGCTCCGGCAAAGGGTGAGGACATCACCATTGTCATGGGTGTGAACCATGACAAATACGACTCGGCAAAGCATCACATCGTCTCCAACGCTTCCTGTACGACAAACTGCCTTGCCCCCGCCGCCAAGATCGTGAACGACAAATACACGATCAAACGCGCCCTCATGACGACAGTTCACAGCTATACAAACGATCAGAAAATCCTTGACCTGCCTCATAAGGATTTGCGCCGCGCCCGTTCCGCCGCGCTGAGCATCATCCCCACCAGCACCGGTGCGGCAAAAGCGATCTCTCTGGTCATCCCCGAATTGAAGGGGAAATTTGATGGAATCGCCCTGCGCGTTCCGACGCCGACCGTCTCCCTTGTAGACTTTGTGGCAGAGGTGGAAAAGCCGGTGAAGAAGGACGAACTGATCGCCGCCTTCCGCGAGGCAGCGGCGGGTCCGATGAAGGGCATTCTTGCCGTTGCCGATGATCCGATGGTCTCGGTGGATTTCAAGGGCAACCCCCACTCCAGCATCGTCGATGCCGAGTTCACCCAAGTGATGAGCGAGACGATGATCAAGGTCATGACCTGGTATGACAACGAATGGGGCTATTCGGTGCGCTGCGCCGATCTGATGATTTTGATGGGGAAGATGCTCTAA
- a CDS encoding prepilin peptidase gives MHGFPFALLGFAFGVLLNVLADYLAARRHYQTAKNSPFSTLKPTPPHLRPRWDDGHTAPLYAWSEVVGALRGKTPFHPPRHVRRLAVEVGMAALWWGLAVGYGERPFFPFYLLYSAVFVLCVVSDIEQRWLYDEGLMVGALAAVIEALFVQRLPFQEMLGGGILAALVAYAVYLGGILFGVVLGRRGNAVGRTIFGFGDVKLAAVGGLLLGTNAFGMALLLAGISAGMAALAVIIRRWLSKRKGRRFSAIPYAPHLVLGIALVLYMPDLALTILWTIVSLV, from the coding sequence ATGCACGGTTTTCCTTTTGCCCTTCTCGGTTTTGCCTTCGGCGTGCTGCTCAATGTGCTGGCGGATTATCTGGCGGCACGGCGACACTATCAGACCGCCAAAAACAGCCCCTTCAGCACGCTGAAACCCACCCCGCCGCACCTCCGCCCCCGTTGGGATGACGGGCACACCGCCCCTCTCTATGCATGGTCGGAAGTTGTCGGCGCTCTGCGGGGGAAAACCCCCTTTCATCCCCCGCGCCATGTGCGTCGCCTTGCGGTGGAAGTGGGCATGGCGGCGCTCTGGTGGGGGCTGGCGGTGGGCTATGGTGAGCGCCCTTTCTTCCCTTTTTACCTCCTCTACAGCGCTGTTTTTGTCCTCTGCGTGGTCAGCGATATTGAACAGCGTTGGCTCTATGACGAGGGGCTGATGGTGGGGGCGCTTGCGGCTGTGATCGAGGCGCTCTTTGTCCAGCGGCTGCCCTTTCAAGAGATGCTTGGGGGTGGAATTCTCGCCGCGTTGGTCGCCTATGCTGTCTATCTCGGCGGCATTCTCTTTGGGGTCGTCTTAGGGCGGCGCGGAAACGCCGTCGGGCGGACGATTTTCGGCTTTGGCGATGTGAAACTGGCGGCGGTGGGCGGGCTGCTTTTAGGGACGAATGCCTTTGGCATGGCGCTTCTGCTGGCAGGGATAAGCGCTGGCATGGCGGCGCTGGCGGTGATCATCCGCCGCTGGTTGAGCAAACGAAAGGGGCGGCGCTTCAGCGCCATTCCCTATGCGCCCCATTTGGTGCTAGGCATTGCCCTCGTCTTGTACATGCCCGATCTCGCCCTAACCATCTTATGGACGATTGTTTCGCTGGTGTGA